One genomic segment of Spiroplasma endosymbiont of Poecilobothrus nobilitatus includes these proteins:
- a CDS encoding thiamine diphosphokinase, whose product MKANKVLIVCSETNLDLQQYQDYYKIGVERGALDLIKTFDTFDLFCCDQDSLTTTEAKLITSKAKELLIVSQIKDYIDGELALQEALKLKPQEIIFIAQGNRFDMELSCFNFIYRYNIIFMNDNTYAYLLKLGMNEVYQKAGYRYFSLFSLQSATVTISNLKYNAKQLKLSELSPNAVSNEFLESVGNIDVLTGQVVAIYSK is encoded by the coding sequence ATGAAAGCAAATAAAGTTTTAATTGTTTGTTCAGAAACAAACTTGGATTTACAGCAGTATCAAGATTATTATAAAATTGGTGTTGAACGAGGTGCCTTAGATTTAATTAAAACTTTTGATACTTTTGATCTTTTTTGTTGTGACCAAGATAGTTTAACAACAACAGAAGCAAAACTAATTACTAGTAAAGCAAAAGAGTTATTAATAGTTTCCCAAATTAAAGATTATATTGATGGTGAATTAGCCTTACAAGAAGCTTTAAAATTAAAACCACAAGAAATTATTTTTATTGCACAAGGTAATCGCTTTGATATGGAGTTGAGTTGTTTTAACTTTATTTATCGTTATAATATCATTTTTATGAATGATAATACTTATGCTTATTTACTAAAGCTAGGAATGAATGAAGTTTATCAAAAGGCAGGTTATCGTTATTTTTCATTATTTAGTTTGCAATCAGCAACTGTGACAATTAGTAATTTAAAATATAATGCTAAACAATTAAAATTGTCAGAATTATCGCCTAATGCAGTTAGTAATGAATTTCTTGAGTCAGTCGGGAATATTGATGTTTTAACAGGACAAGTTGTTGCAATTTATAGTAAATAA
- a CDS encoding PP2C family protein-serine/threonine phosphatase: MQIRFGYKTDIGAYRSSNQDYFDFANNSFNNYIAIVCDGMGGHRHGEVASKMAVDSLVEHFKRTNFNHLSDEEINKWFRQTILAIQQEMVTYAQIYPDTSDMGTTVVAALIANGKVYVINIGDSRLYKLHHNKIYQITTDQNMENSTEYREKQELEFQGQYKKQYNMHTFWKVLTSALGPTKNLKIDTYVIEDIKGQYLLTTDGIHDYVYEIDLIETLKSANKLNDKVKILIDRALENLSTDNLTGIVFEITD, encoded by the coding sequence ATGCAAATACGGTTTGGATACAAAACTGATATTGGTGCTTATCGTAGTAGTAATCAAGATTACTTTGATTTTGCCAATAATAGTTTTAACAATTATATTGCCATTGTTTGTGATGGTATGGGTGGTCATCGACATGGCGAAGTTGCCAGCAAAATGGCTGTTGATAGTTTGGTGGAACATTTTAAACGGACAAATTTTAATCATTTGTCCGATGAAGAAATTAATAAATGGTTTCGTCAAACAATTTTAGCAATTCAACAAGAAATGGTTACTTATGCTCAAATTTATCCTGATACAAGTGATATGGGAACAACAGTTGTTGCTGCCTTAATTGCTAATGGAAAAGTATATGTTATTAATATTGGTGATTCACGGTTATATAAATTACATCATAATAAAATTTATCAAATTACTACTGATCAAAATATGGAAAATTCAACAGAATATCGAGAAAAACAAGAATTAGAATTTCAAGGTCAATATAAAAAACAATATAATATGCATACTTTTTGAAAAGTATTAACAAGTGCTTTAGGACCAACAAAGAATTTAAAAATTGATACTTATGTTATTGAAGATATTAAAGGGCAGTATTTATTAACCACCGATGGAATTCATGATTATGTTTATGAAATTGATTTAATTGAAACATTAAAATCAGCAAATAAATTAAACGATAAGGTTAAAATTTTAATTGATCGGGCATTAGAAAATCTATCAACTGATAATTTAACCGGAATTGTTTTTGAAATAACAGATTAA
- a CDS encoding IS1/IS1595 family N-terminal zinc-binding domain-containing protein — MEKIIEELINSLTDDQFLEFHEKIKKEAELIKKQKRLNEIDQKFRNKGIKCPNCQSFYCVKNRHNPEGKQKYLCKKCRASFDAFRDHFTYWSHLNYEQWNLLIQISLLGQSSKMISHFIKISPKTAWYNRQKIMKSKQLENTQLKFKTLNCQI; from the coding sequence ATGGAAAAAATAATTGAAGAATTAATAAATAGTTTAACAGATGATCAATTTTTAGAATTTCATGAAAAAATAAAAAAAGAAGCAGAATTAATTAAAAAACAAAAACGCTTAAATGAAATTGATCAAAAATTTAGGAATAAAGGTATTAAATGTCCTAATTGTCAATCTTTTTATTGTGTTAAAAATCGTCATAATCCTGAAGGAAAACAAAAATATTTATGCAAAAAATGTCGTGCTAGTTTTGATGCTTTTCGTGATCATTTTACGTATTGAAGTCATTTAAATTATGAACAGTGAAATTTATTGATTCAAATTTCATTATTAGGCCAATCTAGTAAAATGATTTCCCACTTTATTAAAATATCACCGAAAACCGCTTGATATAATCGCCAAAAAATAATGAAATCAAAACAATTAGAAAACACCCAATTAAAATTTAAAACGTTAAATTGCCAAATTTAA
- the rpe gene encoding ribulose-phosphate 3-epimerase, producing MKKYLVAPSVLSANYLILQEELAAIKKAGAQWIHFDVMDGDFVPNLTFGPKILADITSYSDLYLDCHLMVKIKNSSVENYLMPFIKAGASAITLHYEPLTQPQLTEFLSLRTKLNIKIGLAIKPSTPVEIISPYLNHLDLVLVMTVEPGFGGKTFIPAAAAKIKILRHYLDQNNGKTLIEVDGGINAETATLCKQYGVDVLVAGSYLFGHVDLAARLKGLLADESK from the coding sequence ATGAAAAAATATCTTGTTGCACCAAGTGTTTTAAGTGCAAATTATTTAATCCTACAAGAAGAGTTAGCAGCAATTAAGAAAGCTGGTGCCCAATGAATTCATTTTGATGTAATGGACGGTGATTTTGTACCAAATTTAACTTTTGGTCCAAAGATTTTAGCTGATATTACTAGTTATAGCGATTTATATCTTGATTGTCACTTAATGGTTAAAATTAAAAATAGTAGTGTTGAAAATTACTTGATGCCCTTTATTAAAGCGGGTGCATCAGCAATTACTTTGCATTATGAACCATTAACCCAACCACAATTAACTGAATTTTTAAGTTTACGAACAAAATTAAACATAAAAATTGGGTTAGCAATTAAACCATCAACTCCAGTTGAAATTATTTCCCCGTATTTAAATCATCTTGACTTAGTCTTAGTAATGACAGTAGAACCTGGTTTTGGTGGTAAAACTTTTATTCCAGCAGCAGCAGCAAAGATTAAAATTTTACGACATTATCTTGATCAAAATAATGGCAAAACACTAATTGAAGTTGATGGGGGAATTAATGCTGAAACTGCAACCCTTTGTAAACAATATGGGGTTGATGTGTTAGTGGCGGGTAGTTATTTATTTGGTCATGTTGATTTAGCAGCAAGGTTGAAAGGATTATTAGCGGATGAAAGCAAATAA
- a CDS encoding Asp23/Gls24 family envelope stress response protein: MIEKINVAKIAYLVHAAVITVPGVAGFAKVDDTENNEDNVIMLLKDYSQSIKLRQDNRTFYIEIFIILLEGVNIKDIAREIQIRIKYELEKLDIYSNDIMIYVNVNIQDLLI, from the coding sequence ATGATTGAAAAAATTAATGTAGCTAAAATTGCATATTTAGTTCATGCAGCAGTAATTACAGTTCCTGGGGTTGCTGGATTCGCAAAGGTTGATGATACTGAAAATAATGAAGACAATGTGATAATGCTACTTAAAGATTACTCACAGTCAATTAAATTGAGACAAGATAATCGTACTTTTTATATAGAAATCTTTATTATTTTGCTAGAAGGAGTAAATATTAAAGATATTGCCCGAGAAATACAAATTAGGATTAAATATGAATTAGAAAAACTGGATATTTATTCAAACGATATTATGATTTATGTGAATGTAAATATTCAAGACTTATTAATTTAG
- the rsgA gene encoding ribosome small subunit-dependent GTPase A, translating to MHQTGMIILIVSEFCYVKNDIDHQIYACKAKGLFRHQEIKPVVGDYVQFEIQNDKQGIIYQIEPRKNELYRPRIANVDQVVIITAMAEPTFNSYLLNKYLAFIEYKSLKLVIVFTKKDLVKTDELYQKYFNWYPKLGYEVYFISNKKDDKKVWQQFEQLFQNKISVLTGQSGSGKSSTLNTLLQAEIIKTQEISKALGRGKHTTTTSALYELLDGMIADTPGFSTFDLRDYEKGGLARSYHLFNQYANECKFRTCLHLHEPHCKIKALVQANVIPQFFYNDYVRIMQEQ from the coding sequence ATGCATCAAACAGGAATGATTATTCTCATTGTTAGCGAGTTTTGTTATGTTAAAAATGATATTGACCATCAAATTTATGCTTGCAAAGCAAAAGGATTATTTCGTCATCAAGAAATTAAACCAGTTGTTGGTGATTATGTTCAATTTGAAATTCAAAATGACAAGCAAGGAATTATTTATCAAATTGAACCTCGTAAAAATGAATTATACCGGCCACGAATTGCTAATGTTGATCAAGTTGTTATTATTACAGCAATGGCAGAACCGACCTTTAATTCATATTTATTAAATAAATATTTAGCATTTATTGAATACAAGAGTTTAAAACTAGTTATTGTTTTTACTAAAAAAGATTTAGTAAAAACAGATGAACTTTATCAAAAATATTTTAACTGATATCCAAAGTTAGGCTATGAAGTTTATTTTATTAGTAATAAAAAAGATGATAAAAAAGTATGGCAACAATTTGAACAACTTTTTCAAAATAAAATTTCAGTGTTAACTGGGCAAAGTGGTAGTGGTAAATCATCAACTCTAAATACGTTATTACAAGCAGAAATAATTAAAACGCAAGAAATTTCTAAAGCATTAGGCCGAGGAAAACATACAACCACGACTAGTGCATTATATGAGTTATTAGATGGAATGATTGCTGATACGCCAGGTTTTTCAACATTTGATTTAAGAGATTATGAAAAAGGAGGATTAGCCCGCTCTTATCATTTATTTAATCAATATGCTAATGAATGTAAGTTTCGAACTTGCTTGCATTTACATGAGCCACATTGCAAAATAAAAGCATTAGTTCAAGCGAATGTTATTCCACAATTTTTTTATAATGATTATGTTCGCATTATGCAAGAACAATAG
- the rpmB gene encoding 50S ribosomal protein L28: MARKCEITGKSALSGNKRSHALNATRRKWNVNLQKVSIVVDSEVKTLRVATRTLKTLKRKGQIAQ; this comes from the coding sequence ATGGCAAGAAAATGTGAAATTACTGGCAAAAGCGCTTTATCAGGAAACAAACGTTCACACGCGTTAAATGCAACTCGTCGTAAATGAAATGTTAATTTACAAAAAGTAAGCATTGTTGTTGACAGTGAAGTTAAAACATTACGTGTTGCAACAAGAACTTTAAAAACATTAAAGCGTAAAGGCCAAATTGCGCAATAA
- a CDS encoding DAK2 domain-containing protein encodes MEFNAKSFKDSLISGYNNLYNFYPEIDKLNVFPVPDGDTGTNMNLTMTNAVKEINELNSESISKVADVFARGLIMGARGNSGVILSQIFRGFANGLKEFDELNFDSVKAGISQANEVAYKAVMKPVEGTILTVIRETAEHVSTLKKEIPVPKLFQKIVDFATESLKHTPELLPVLKEVGVVDSGGFGLVKIFEGITEYWKTGKIVPQRKKQVENTGENVVMDLQNEEFGYCTEAIVMLDHKHINKINVMQIRQTLEDQGGKSIVAVVDNDILKVHVHTLLPGYILAFLQQHGEFKNIKIENMNLQAAKHVKTIKVDRQLKNPSAIIAVTPSNGIANFFKTDLNIQFTVNGGASMNPSTDDYLSAIESVDAVDVFILPNNSNAILAAQQAAKVERKSNVYVVPTTSIQEGMVAALSFEPGETLKKIYSTLKASLKNVTSLSITVSAKTTSIDGVKINKGEYMGIMNKKIICSFPTLSRTMKYLFDRAITKSTEIVTIFAGEEAETRDINAIRKYLDESFDVEYEFIDGDQTLYPFLIAVE; translated from the coding sequence ATGGAATTTAATGCAAAATCTTTTAAAGATTCACTGATCAGCGGTTATAATAATTTATATAATTTTTATCCAGAAATTGATAAATTAAATGTTTTTCCAGTTCCTGATGGCGATACAGGAACAAATATGAATTTAACGATGACTAATGCTGTTAAGGAAATTAATGAACTCAATTCGGAGTCAATTAGTAAGGTTGCTGATGTTTTTGCACGTGGCTTAATTATGGGAGCTCGTGGCAATTCGGGTGTTATTTTGTCACAGATCTTTCGTGGTTTTGCCAATGGTTTAAAAGAATTTGATGAATTAAATTTCGATTCAGTTAAAGCAGGAATTTCACAAGCAAATGAGGTTGCTTATAAAGCGGTAATGAAGCCGGTTGAAGGAACAATTTTAACTGTAATTCGTGAAACTGCGGAACATGTTTCAACATTAAAAAAAGAAATCCCTGTTCCAAAGTTATTCCAAAAAATTGTTGATTTTGCAACTGAGTCATTGAAACACACTCCGGAGTTACTACCAGTTTTGAAAGAAGTTGGTGTTGTTGATTCGGGTGGTTTTGGTTTAGTAAAAATATTTGAAGGCATTACAGAATATTGAAAAACAGGAAAAATTGTGCCACAACGAAAAAAACAGGTTGAAAATACTGGTGAAAATGTTGTTATGGATTTACAAAATGAAGAATTTGGTTATTGTACTGAAGCAATTGTAATGTTAGATCATAAGCATATTAATAAAATTAATGTAATGCAGATTCGCCAAACATTAGAAGATCAAGGTGGAAAATCAATTGTTGCAGTTGTTGATAATGATATTTTAAAAGTTCATGTCCACACTTTACTTCCTGGTTATATTTTAGCTTTTTTACAACAACATGGTGAGTTTAAAAATATTAAAATTGAAAATATGAATTTACAAGCAGCCAAACATGTTAAGACAATTAAAGTTGATCGGCAATTGAAAAATCCGTCCGCCATTATTGCTGTCACACCATCAAATGGCATTGCCAATTTTTTCAAAACTGATTTAAATATTCAATTTACGGTTAATGGTGGAGCATCAATGAATCCATCAACGGATGATTATTTAAGTGCAATTGAATCAGTTGATGCGGTTGATGTCTTTATTTTACCGAACAATAGTAATGCAATTTTAGCAGCACAACAAGCAGCGAAAGTTGAACGTAAGTCAAATGTCTATGTTGTGCCAACAACATCAATTCAAGAAGGAATGGTAGCAGCTTTATCATTTGAACCGGGAGAGACACTGAAAAAGATTTATTCAACATTAAAAGCAAGTCTTAAAAATGTGACAAGTTTGTCAATTACTGTTTCAGCAAAAACGACTTCAATTGATGGTGTTAAAATTAACAAAGGAGAATATATGGGAATTATGAATAAAAAAATTATTTGTTCATTTCCAACCTTATCACGAACAATGAAATACTTGTTTGACCGAGCAATTACAAAATCAACAGAAATTGTTACAATTTTTGCTGGCGAAGAAGCAGAAACACGCGATATTAATGCAATTCGAAAATATTTAGATGAAAGTTTTGATGTTGAATATGAATTTATTGATGGTGATCAAACATTATACCCATTTTTAATTGCTGTAGAATAA
- a CDS encoding protein kinase domain-containing protein has product MEQITIGTMLHNRYQVLAKIADGGMAEVFEGYDMLLKRHVAIKIMTLTLSKNKEAVERFNKEYNSIAQFSHNNVVKVYGSFQAYDRHCLVLELVKGYTLKDRLLTLGPCTVKELLYFFDEINLAITEAHHNDIIHRDIKPENILISYDGKIKVADFGVAILENSEDLECDKIIGTSKYMAPEIVQSKPATKRSDIYALGIMLYELAVGMAPFVGKNPTFVVVKHVKELPLRPRLVNPLIPQSLENVILKAIAKDPSERFQTVVDFNTSLQAIETPEHRSEKPLKLSNMFEVKGKQRKLYDRYYSYPWFLRIKVAWCFTFLLVCFIIALVCIWLFLPG; this is encoded by the coding sequence ATGGAACAAATAACAATTGGAACAATGTTACATAATCGTTATCAGGTTTTAGCTAAAATTGCAGATGGTGGTATGGCTGAAGTTTTTGAAGGATATGATATGTTATTAAAGCGGCATGTTGCAATTAAAATTATGACATTAACATTATCAAAAAATAAAGAAGCAGTAGAACGTTTTAATAAAGAATATAATTCAATTGCGCAGTTTTCCCATAATAATGTGGTTAAAGTTTATGGTTCATTTCAGGCTTATGATCGTCATTGTTTAGTCTTGGAATTAGTTAAAGGTTATACTTTGAAAGATCGTTTACTAACGTTAGGTCCTTGCACTGTTAAAGAATTATTATATTTTTTTGATGAAATTAATTTAGCTATTACTGAAGCTCATCATAATGATATTATTCATCGTGATATTAAACCAGAAAATATTTTGATTTCATATGATGGCAAAATCAAGGTTGCTGATTTTGGTGTTGCAATTTTAGAAAATAGTGAAGATTTAGAATGTGACAAAATCATTGGAACATCAAAATACATGGCACCAGAAATTGTTCAATCAAAACCAGCAACAAAACGCAGTGATATTTATGCTTTAGGCATTATGTTATATGAGTTAGCAGTTGGGATGGCTCCTTTTGTTGGGAAAAATCCAACTTTTGTTGTAGTTAAACATGTTAAAGAATTGCCACTACGACCACGGCTGGTAAATCCGTTAATCCCACAAAGTTTAGAAAATGTTATTTTAAAAGCAATTGCGAAAGATCCTAGTGAGCGGTTTCAGACAGTAGTAGATTTTAATACTAGTTTACAAGCAATTGAAACACCAGAACATCGCTCGGAAAAGCCTTTAAAATTATCAAATATGTTTGAAGTAAAAGGTAAGCAGCGCAAGCTTTATGATCGGTATTATTCTTATCCATGATTTTTAAGAATTAAGGTTGCTTGATGTTTTACTTTTTTACTAGTTTGTTTCATTATTGCCTTAGTTTGTATTTGGTTGTTTTTACCAGGGTAA
- a CDS encoding PTS transporter subunit EIIC, protein MSEKAKLKPFMSKAWWKQSNQKTMGTLSKLSKAFLLPIALLPIAGIFLGVGATISSKVDPASTAWYFGNFLNKMGDIAFGNLPVLFCISVAMAYTEDAGVAALTSMVGFLVFNAIQLSLLNEAYAHIQYVVNIGGGVSPIMGLTVDGVTSASPTLLTGEELLEWMRTSDIYKELVKENVTVTIISSARVTDQFNLLFYTGQTWPVQNKLLTSNLGINSLNTGVFGGIFVGAIAAFAYNRFHRTQLPSALSFFNGTKLVPIIMFMAVIPLAFIFMIIWPLIGTGLAWFGNNSGKLPVGLDSLIFEIFERSLVPFGLHHVFYSPLWWTQAGGSMADLIANASKDPLSYMAFLKDLQGAGYIDANIDLSTITVGTAQSAITSWLSELNASTIAAVGDQTIMYKVIADPKITFTMVQHMGLNLGRFQAGKFPFMMFGLPAAAAGMYFSVPKENRKQVMGIYFSSAFTCFLTGITEPIEFTFLFVAPWLFYGVHMPLCAISFMLMGLLHVHTSMTVSGGFIDFIVFGIIPFVGGKGTNFYWILAVGIPYIGIYFAAFYFAIKYGKVKIPGRDGVTKLYTKADFKAKKDTNETTSSAPAKGDAAKREKARKIIEFLGGADNITAVDSCASRLRITVVDSKLVNQDGIKGLGGSTGMLIRGQLVQIIYGGEQEVIKPYMRELLAEMRNNKETTNLNSKQG, encoded by the coding sequence ATGAGTGAGAAAGCCAAGCTTAAACCTTTTATGTCAAAGGCTTGATGAAAACAATCAAATCAAAAGACAATGGGGACTTTAAGTAAATTAAGTAAAGCATTTCTGTTACCAATTGCGTTGTTACCAATTGCTGGAATATTTTTAGGAGTTGGTGCGACTATTTCATCAAAAGTTGATCCTGCTTCAACAGCTTGATACTTTGGGAATTTTTTAAATAAAATGGGAGATATTGCTTTTGGCAATTTGCCAGTATTATTTTGTATTTCTGTTGCAATGGCCTATACGGAGGATGCTGGAGTAGCAGCATTAACTTCAATGGTCGGGTTTTTAGTTTTTAATGCAATTCAGTTGTCATTATTAAATGAGGCATATGCCCATATTCAATATGTTGTTAATATTGGGGGTGGTGTTTCGCCAATTATGGGATTAACTGTTGATGGTGTAACATCAGCCAGCCCAACTTTACTAACGGGTGAGGAATTATTGGAATGAATGAGAACCAGTGACATTTATAAAGAATTAGTTAAAGAGAATGTTACTGTCACAATTATTAGTTCAGCACGAGTAACTGATCAATTTAACTTGTTATTTTACACTGGCCAAACATGACCAGTTCAAAATAAATTATTAACTTCTAATTTAGGAATTAATTCATTAAATACTGGTGTTTTCGGAGGGATTTTTGTTGGAGCGATTGCGGCTTTCGCTTATAATCGTTTTCACAGAACACAATTACCTTCAGCGTTAAGTTTTTTTAATGGGACAAAATTAGTTCCAATTATTATGTTTATGGCAGTAATTCCATTAGCTTTTATTTTTATGATTATTTGACCATTAATTGGAACTGGGTTAGCATGATTTGGAAATAACTCAGGAAAATTACCAGTAGGGTTAGATTCTTTAATCTTTGAGATTTTTGAGCGATCATTAGTGCCATTTGGGTTACATCATGTGTTTTATTCACCATTATGATGAACACAAGCCGGGGGAAGTATGGCAGATTTAATCGCTAATGCTTCAAAAGACCCTTTAAGCTATATGGCTTTCCTTAAAGATTTACAAGGAGCTGGTTATATTGATGCTAATATTGATTTAAGTACAATTACAGTTGGAACAGCACAATCAGCAATTACTAGTTGATTATCAGAACTAAATGCTTCAACAATAGCAGCAGTTGGTGATCAAACAATTATGTATAAAGTTATTGCTGATCCAAAAATTACCTTTACAATGGTTCAACATATGGGGTTAAATTTAGGGCGATTCCAAGCTGGGAAGTTCCCATTTATGATGTTTGGATTACCAGCAGCAGCAGCAGGAATGTACTTTAGTGTTCCAAAAGAAAATCGAAAACAAGTAATGGGAATTTACTTTTCATCAGCCTTTACTTGTTTCTTAACAGGAATTACTGAACCAATTGAATTTACTTTCTTATTTGTAGCACCATGGTTATTTTATGGTGTTCATATGCCATTATGTGCAATTTCATTTATGTTAATGGGATTATTACATGTGCATACATCAATGACCGTTTCGGGTGGATTTATTGACTTTATTGTCTTTGGTATTATTCCATTTGTTGGTGGAAAAGGAACAAACTTCTATTGAATTCTTGCAGTTGGAATTCCATATATTGGAATTTATTTTGCAGCTTTCTACTTCGCAATTAAATATGGGAAAGTTAAAATTCCCGGTCGTGATGGTGTCACAAAACTATATACTAAAGCTGATTTTAAAGCAAAAAAAGATACTAATGAAACAACTTCATCAGCACCAGCAAAGGGTGATGCGGCAAAACGAGAAAAAGCACGCAAAATTATTGAATTTTTAGGTGGTGCTGATAATATTACGGCAGTTGACTCATGTGCGTCACGTTTACGAATTACAGTTGTTGACAGTAAACTTGTCAATCAAGATGGAATTAAAGGATTAGGTGGCAGCACTGGAATGCTTATTCGTGGTCAATTGGTTCAAATTATTTATGGTGGAGAACAAGAAGTAATTAAACCATATATGCGTGAATTATTAGCTGAAATGCGCAATAATAAAGAGACAACGAATTTAAATTCAAAACAGGGTTAA
- a CDS encoding IS1/IS1595 family N-terminal zinc-binding domain-containing protein, with protein sequence MEKIIEELINSLTDDQFLEFHEKVKKEAELIKKQKRLNEIDQKFMDKGIKCPNCQSFYCVKNGHNPEGKQKYLCKKCRASFDAFRDHFTYWSHLNYEQLNLLIQISLLGQSSKMISHFIKT encoded by the coding sequence ATGGAAAAAATAATTGAAGAATTAATAAATAGTTTAACAGATGATCAATTTTTAGAATTTCATGAAAAAGTCAAAAAAGAAGCAGAATTAATTAAAAAACAAAAACGCTTAAATGAAATTGATCAAAAATTTATGGATAAAGGTATTAAATGTCCTAATTGTCAATCTTTTTATTGTGTTAAAAATGGTCATAATCCTGAAGGAAAACAAAAATATTTATGCAAAAAATGTCGTGCTAGTTTTGATGCTTTTCGTGATCATTTTACGTATTGAAGTCATTTAAATTATGAACAGTTAAATTTATTGATTCAAATTTCATTATTAGGCCAATCTAGTAAAATGATTTCCCACTTTATTAAAACATAA
- a CDS encoding DDE-type integrase/transposase/recombinase, whose translation MRDNQIQPEYVRKMRRKINYKQNKEKSLLQYPDLINRKFNDIKTRFSVLYTDVTYLIWKGERYYQSTIIDGYTKKIVDVKWSKYNGNKLVMDNLNDAINKIKLIKKDLNGIIIHSYHGYQYTSTIYLQLLLENKCLYKKCPKKCCHSIYNSHEEYIQDVIKWNTRYSNRKEKDIIKK comes from the coding sequence ATGCGTGATAATCAAATACAACCTGAATATGTAAGAAAAATGAGAAGAAAAATAAATTATAAACAGAATAAAGAAAAAAGCTTATTGCAATATCCTGATTTAATTAATCGTAAATTCAATGATATAAAAACAAGGTTTTCAGTACTATATACTGATGTAACATATTTAATTTGAAAAGGAGAAAGATATTATCAATCAACAATTATTGATGGATATACTAAAAAAATAGTTGATGTAAAGTGATCTAAATATAATGGCAATAAATTAGTAATGGATAATTTAAATGATGCAATTAATAAAATAAAATTAATAAAAAAAGATCTGAATGGAATAATAATTCACTCATATCACGGATATCAATATACATCCACTATTTATCTCCAGTTACTTTTAGAAAACAAATGTCTATATAAAAAGTGTCCTAAAAAGTGTTGCCATTCCATATATAATTCACATGAAGAATATATACAAGATGTTATAAAATGAAATACACGATATTCAAATCGTAAAGAAAAAGATATAATTAAAAAATAG